The genomic window tattattttcaaattatattattgtcaaatcaaaattttcaattgcATGATTATTGAACAAATGAGTATGAAAGTCAACTACTattataaaatgaaaataataatttatttgcgGAAAAAAATTTGCACTCATATTGTATTAAAAagtaaattataatattttttgcTGGAAGAAATAAATTTCCAAGAAATATATAGTGTAGGGAGAAACAAATTTCAAGTCATGGGATAAAAATGAAAAGTTAGAAATAGTTTAGTGGTTAGTTCACTAATTTGTTTAAGTAAGTGTTGGAGGTATTTTGTTTTGTATATGCCGCAATTTGTTAGCTAATAGTAAACTCTTTAAACCGTAGCAGATTAAGGGTTCATTTGGATAGATTTATAAGtgactttttttaacttttaacttatgaaGATGTGTAGTATTAATATTTGgtacaattttcaaaacaaatttgtAACTTTCTAAAAAGTTATTTTGGTGCTTtagaagaagttaaaaaaaatgacttccctcctaataaaaagttttttatcacttttctcttaaaataagtacttttagaattaaaaaatcaaacacaaaataacttatttataagctacttttaatataagtatttattgtttaagctactttggattacagtttgtaaacgggagtttgtataaaattgattttgcaaacttgattttgataaaaagtaagtttgtgttaaagtgatttatgtttggtaatttttgtatcaaaattgattctagtaaaataaatgttgtttggcttGTACCatttaaaatcacttttagataaaaaattactaaaatagacctcaacttaaataatttttttatattatcctataattttaatttagatatttaaataaatcttattagttaattttataataaaattaatatttacttactaaaataaaaataacatataaaaatagataaaatatatttttaaataaaaataaaacaatataaattatatatatatatataaaagaatatttaatcaaatatgttacattttagtatttttttacatCGTACTCTTATTCTAGTACTCTTAataatcttattcttaatattaaTTTGGAATTCAacgtttatgattttattattatctatgattaatttttatttaatttatttttttaatagaatcaTAATCTATGTTATAAAAAATTACACTAAAACATAGTATATGAGAATTACAATTATAACagagagtactaaaaataataaaaaaattaaatatttattttatagtaattgaaacaaatttaaaaatttttgatgatatttttgatataatatatttttagtatttttaatattcttttttaatatgctataatttttttattattattatttacagtTAATTTTCTAGCCTAGTtgctaagaaaaagaaaaagcaaaattgACTTAACTACTAACAACTTAAATATTATAGAAATCAGACCAAAAGGCCAACTAAAAAGGTATGCCTTCAACAATCCAATTATGCACTCTGAATTATTTGTCCATTTTGAATTTGGTTTTAGCATAAGTTTTCTCATGCTATTTTTCAATGCATCGAGTATATATAAATAGAAAgaacaaaaattttataaataatataataatatacatgaaggataaagttggtaaaagataaataaatggtTAGTATCATGGCTAAAAAGCTCGTTAGGAAAACGCAGAAGCTAAAAATAGTTGCTTCTTGTAAACGTTGGTTTTGGCGttcatgaaaaaaaattttgCCAAACCAAAAGTTGAAACTTTCAAAAAGTCTAAACGTACTTCTTCCCTTCCAACGAGTTTTCAAACACACCCTaagttgtttatccaaattaagcctaatTCTTAATCTGTCGGATTGATTGAGAGATACTTGGGAAATCAAAAATAGAAGAATCATGTctggaaaaaaaaattgtaataaaAAAGAGGTTTGGATAGAGGTTCGGGATTAGGTTCGGAAAGCCGTTTGTTCGTATTAAATTTTTCAACTATTCCACTTTTTGAGTTTCCCTCCTTTGGATCCGATtcgaacagagagagagagagagagcgagagcgAGAGCGAGAGAGGTCTCGCCGATGGAAGGTGGCATCTCCGTCCATTCAGATTCAGAGTCATGTCGTGGTGACGGTGTTGTTGTTGGAGCCGGTACGAATCTTCTTTCCCCTTTAGGGTttctctctcccctcctctctctctctctctttctctgaaTTCACAATCTTTAATTTCTGTTCAATAGACCTAGGGTTTTCTTCTTTTATGCCAATTTCTCATAGTGAGTCCTCTTTCTGATGAGTTGAGTCGTTGTTTAGGGCATTAAAGGTTAATAGTTTTCGTTACACAGCTATTAGTTTCATTCACTGCATTCATCTAATTACTAGATTCAacttggaaaaataaaaattgaatgtaaattttcttatttttgagGTGTTAAGTGTGAAGTATGTTGTTTGTTGGAGTAATTGGAAATGAGTTGCAGGTCAGAAAACAAAGAGAGGCAAAGTGGTAAAGGGAGATTCGGTTTCTGTGGGAGTGGGAGTTGGAGGTACCCAAAAGACAATGCTAGCTGACATAACTAACatgcagcagcagcaacaacaacagaggTGTGAAAAGCTGATAAAGCAGCCGGAGAAACAGCAGTCTGTGCCACTTGGTGAAGCTGAAGTCTCTACTGAACAGCTTCTTAAGGTATATAATTATTGATTGAGGGTTGCTATTCATATGAGATGAAGCAGTACGAATAGACAGTTAGAAAAATGTCAAAATCAGTTTCAAATTGAAAGTGtttaagagaaaaagaagaaaaagagagatgAGAATGATTTAAGCTTGAAGCTGTTATTTTGTACTATTTTAGCAGAAACTCTCTTCTTAATTAATCTTTAGGGCATTTGGTTATTTCCCTTCTGCTTCTATCTACTGATGGATATTTTGAATCTGTTTCGTAGGAAAATGCAACATTGAGGAAGCTTCTAGCTAGCAGAAAGTAGTAATCCTTTGTGTAAACCTGGTCCAGTTTTTGCTGTCTTCTATTTATGGTCAATGTAATTATGCTAGTAACTGTTTAAACTTACTAGAGTTTACTCCACTTGTATTGGCAGTACAATTATAGACTCATGCAAAGCAGAGCTAGAAAAGTCTCGTAGCAATTTTCAGAATCTACGGAAACAAAATGCGGAACTTGCCCTGACAAATAGTCAAATGCTGGCGGTACTGATCAAATCCTTTAACAGTCGCTTTTTATTCTTGTGTTGATATATGCATTCAAATTTACCATTACTGATATATTTTCTGTAATCCATGAAATGCAGGAACTTAACTCTAGTAGACAGAGGGTGAGTCTTGAAAACCATTGGTACACATAACAGCtactgttttcattttctctgtTACGTTTTATTGATTGAGAGTTGAGTTTGTTTTCATCTAGCTAAGGGAACTTCAGCTTGAACTAGGAGGCAAAAATGGCATTCTAAAAGCTATGAAATTAGAATTGACGGTTAGTTTAGCTCATATTCACTGTCCTAGTTGATGATTGGCAAGTGAGCAAGTACAACAGGCTTAATTATGTTTTTTACTGTCAAATATTTCTATGCTAGGCAAAAGAGAAAACAGAAAAGTTGCATGAAAATATTGGAAATGAGGTAAAGTAAAAAATCTCCCGTTGGCTTCTTCTGCTGATTTATCTGTTCTCCCAGCTCACCGTGACTTTTTCCCTTTTCATAACTACTTTTAGGTTGCAGCAGCTCAGATTAAGCAGCCAAATCAATCATTTCAAGAAGAGAGCAAGGAAGATAATCTTTGCCATGCAAAAAGGAGGAGAGTTTCCAAATCTCAATGTAACTACTATGACCATACTTTATGCATGTATATGTACAAAAATTAGCCTAGATACCCATTTAAATAGGCCTTTCTCTCATGCAGCTGCTGCACCTGCTGTTGCTAAACAATTAACATCCAAAGAAAAGATTGAGAACCGGAGGTATGAGTTTAACTCTGCCTTTTACAGGAGTATTGTCTGAGTTGGACTATCAATTGCTGTAGAACAAGTTATCTTATATGGTCCCTTGAATATGCAAATACAGGTATTCTATGAGAAGGGAATCTGTGAAGTTGAAAGGTGAGAAACTTGAACCAGCTGAAGACAATTTCTCTGAAGAAATCAAACATGATGACTTGCATCTTCAAGAAACTATGGCAAATGAAAATGAACGAACATCACTTGGATCCAATGTTAACCAAGAACAAGCTAGAGAAGATACTTCATGTAATGCTGCTCAACTTAACTCGGCTATGTTCTCATTTCATTTAATCAATCCCTTATTTATATTGTTTCATGCAGCTTCAGGACCAACTAACTCTGAACAAGTTAATGCCAAAAAGAATATCGAAAAGAAAAGGTATATACTACTTTATGAAGTTCCCTGTCTGATTGAATTTGAATGTCTTTAATTGAACAAATGTGAATAATTGAGAGAACTAAAAGCCTGTCCACATGTCTTTGAGAATTGTTAACAGGAAAAGTATGAGAAGGCAATCTGGAAGGTTTAAGCCCTTAAATCCAGAAGCAACTGAAGATTCTTTTGAGGTTGATGATGCTAAATTTGCTGTCTCCCATTTATCTGATAATGTGTCAGATAAAAGTGCTCCAATGACATCAAGTGAAACTTCTcaacaagaaaacaaagaaaccTGTACATCTAATCCTTGGGAAACTAGAAGATCTTCTGTTGGGCGTCCGATGCGTCAAACAGTTGGGAAGGTTGTCTCATACAAGGAAATTCCGGTAAATATGAAGATGCGTAGACCTAAATGACTCAATTTTATGTCTCTGTTCTCAGTGAATTAATTACGTTACTATCATCACTTAAACGGCATGGTGGATAATATCTCAGTACTTACTCTCTCTTGATCATGTGGTCATGTGAATTGACACCAATTTCGTGGCACAATTGATGCATCCGCTGATAGTAGTAGAATCATGATGATTAACTTGAAGGAGTTAGACTATTTTTTTAGGGATTTCGTTAACATGCATATGTAATCTAGAAAACTAATTTATTAATAAGTTTTAGTAATCTGAAAATGCGATAATATGGCGTTGCTATGAAATCCAAAATACAACCACACATGTTAATCCGAAAGATCATTTATTCAGTTGAGCTTATATTACTATGAGTANNNNNNNNNNNNNNNNNNNNNNNNNNNNNNNNNNNNNNNNNNNNNNNNNNNNNNNNNNNNNNNNNNNNNNNNNNNNNNNNNNNNNNNNNNNNNNNNNNNNNNNNNNNNNNNNNNNNNNNNNNNNNNNNNNNNNNNNNNNNNNNNNNNNNNNNNNNNNNNNNNNNNNNNNNNNNNNNNNNNNNNNNNNNNNNNNNNNNNNNNNNNNNNNNNNNNNNNNNNNNNNNNNNNNNNNNNNNNNNNNNNNNNNNNNNNNNNNNNNNNNNNNNNNNNNNNNNNNNNNNNNNNNNNNNNNNNNNNNNNNNNNNNNNNNNNNNNNNNNNNNNNNNNNNNNNNNNNNNNNNNNNNNNNNNNNNNNNNNNNNNNNNNNNNNNNNNNNNNNNNNNNNNNNNNNNNNNNNNNNNNNNNNNNNNNNNNNNNNNNTTTATATGGTAAATGAGATAATTTTAcaatatttgtaaaaaaaaatatttttctgaaaataataaaaaaatattaataatatcaataatatcaataatccaaacttttagCATAGAATTAGTGTATAAAAAAGTTGGTAGAAGATATTAAAAtggatatgtttgatcaattagtactaaaaaagagtatataaaaaattaaaagttccATAATGAAACGGTCATCTCCTAACAATTGGCAAAACAGTTGTCTCTCACCTTATCTCCccattctttctttgttttatttatcGTCCTTCACTCTCTCATTCTTTCATAGAACTTGAACACGttcgaattttttatttttcaaaatgtaAATCAATACAAGTGGatcatattttaatttaaaattttttatgtacttTTCTTGAGTactaattgatcaaacatatccattttaatctcttctaccaACTTTTTATATATTAATTGCATGCTAAAATtttggattattgatattatcgatattattaatattttttattattttcaaaaaaaatattttttttacaaatacacgtatctcgtttacaatataaatgtaaacgagatatagtATATACACGTGTCGCGTCCACccgtcttatctcgtttataagatacatgcaaaattatctcgtttacaccaTAAANNNNNNNNNNNNNNNNNNNNNNNNNNNNNNNNNNNNNNNNNNNNNNNNNNNNNNNNNNNNNNNNNNNNNNNNNNNNNNNNNNNNNNNNNNNNNNNNNNNNNNNNNNNNNNNNNNNNNNNNNNNNNNNNNNNNNNNNNNNNNNNNNNNNNNNNNNNNNNNNNNNNNNNNNNNNNNNNNNNNNNNNNNNNNNNNNNNNNNNNNNNNNNNNNNNNNNNNNNNNNNNNNNNNNNNNNNNNNNNNNNNNNNNNNNNNNNNNNNNTTTAAAAaactgaaaatttttaaaataaaaaaattaattaatattaaattactaaaaattaattttctatacTTTCTTTTATTGTATATAAGACATTGATTCGGCTCTTTATTGTTCTTTGAGATTTCTTATAAGAGACCTGTTACACATACAAATTTTTTTGGCATACAAATTTATACAAGTTAATCTTAActcaataaaattcatttttataatgtaagaaagaaaaagaagagtttgaattatacaaaatttatcaatatacatacaccaaaaatttttaaataatacaatataaataACTTATATAAACTTGTATATATAAATAACTTGTACGTGAAGAATAATTGTAAATTTCAACTTATTAGATTCAACATCCACTAAAACATGTCAAGATTTTTGGTAGACATCAAATATAATTATACTGTTCAAAATAAAATACGGTAAATAAATGAGTGTGTATGTGCGAGTCAATTATTAATTGAAAGCTAAAAGGTTTTTTCCAAATC from Arachis ipaensis cultivar K30076 chromosome B09, Araip1.1, whole genome shotgun sequence includes these protein-coding regions:
- the LOC107619683 gene encoding SHUGOSHIN 2 isoform X1, translated to MEGGISVHSDSESCRGDGVVVGAGQKTKRGKVVKGDSVSVGVGVGGTQKTMLADITNMQQQQQQQRCEKLIKQPEKQQSVPLGEAEVSTEQLLKENATLRKLLASRNTIIDSCKAELEKSRSNFQNLRKQNAELALTNSQMLAELNSSRQRLRELQLELGGKNGILKAMKLELTAKEKTEKLHENIGNEVAAAQIKQPNQSFQEESKEDNLCHAKRRRVSKSQSAAPAVAKQLTSKEKIENRRYSMRRESVKLKGEKLEPAEDNFSEEIKHDDLHLQETMANENERTSLGSNVNQEQAREDTSSSGPTNSEQVNAKKNIEKKRKSMRRQSGRFKPLNPEATEDSFEVDDAKFAVSHLSDNVSDKSAPMTSSETSQQENKETCTSNPWETRRSSVGRPMRQTVGKVVSYKEIPVNMKMRRPK
- the LOC107619683 gene encoding SHUGOSHIN 2 isoform X2 — encoded protein: MEGGISVHSDSESCRGDGVVVGAGQKTKRGKVVKGDSVSVGVGVGGTQKTMLADITNMQQQQQQQRCEKLIKQPEKQQSVPLGEAEVSTEQLLKENATLRKLLASRNTIIDSCKAELEKSRSNFQNLRKQNAELALTNSQMLAELNSSRQRLRELQLELGGKNGILKAMKLELTAKEKTEKLHENIGNEVAAAQIKQPNQSFQEESKEDNLCHAKRRRVSKSQSAAPAVAKQLTSKEKIENRRYSMRRESVKLKGEKLEPAEDNFSEETMANENERTSLGSNVNQEQAREDTSSSGPTNSEQVNAKKNIEKKRKSMRRQSGRFKPLNPEATEDSFEVDDAKFAVSHLSDNVSDKSAPMTSSETSQQENKETCTSNPWETRRSSVGRPMRQTVGKVVSYKEIPVNMKMRRPK